A region from the Vicia villosa cultivar HV-30 ecotype Madison, WI linkage group LG3, Vvil1.0, whole genome shotgun sequence genome encodes:
- the LOC131659552 gene encoding uncharacterized protein LOC131659552 translates to MGEEVDIARILANELKRVALNGTSFGDRAKCRLIFPGLIMGLCRKVGVRFPSGGLIPMDRAIDDVFANRFCSANPREHYMEEDPDIPLILGRPFMKTARMMIDIDDGLMKLRYQDEELCLNLFEAIKHPTIFSDLIEKCIEMFLDDFSSFGASFDLCLKNLDIMLSRCVESNLVLNWEKCNFMVTEGIVLGHKVSSRGLEVDKAKIEVIEKLPPPLNVKGIRIFLGHAGFYRRFIKYFCKVAKPLSNILNKGT, encoded by the exons ATGGGTGAGGAGGTTGACATTGCTAGAATATTAGCAAATGAGTTGAAGAGGGTTGCTCTAAACGGTACTAGTTTTGGTGATAGGGCCAAATGCCGGTTGATTTTTCCCGGTCTGATTATGGGGCTGTGCAGGAAGGTAGGTGTGAGATTTCCATCTGGGGGACTAATTCCCATGGATAGAgccattgatgatgtttttgctaACAGGTTTTGTTCTGCTAaccctcgtgagcatt acatggaagaagatccagaTATACCATTGATCCTAGGAAGGCCTTTCATGAAGACGGCAcgaatgatgatagacattgatgatggcttaatgaaattgcgATACCAAGACGAGGAATTATGTCttaatctctttgaagccatcaagcatccga ctatcttttCCGACTTGATTGAGAAGTGCATTGAAATGTTTCTGGATGACTTCTCGAGTTTTGGTGCTTCTTTTGATCTATGTTTGAAAAATCTTGATATCATGCTAAGTCGTTGTGTGGAGTCAAATTTGGTTCTAAATTGGGAGAAGTGCAACTTTATGGTTACCGAAGGAATTGTGctcggccacaaggtttcttcaagagGCCTTGAGGTGGATAAAGCAAAAATTGAAGTGATAGAGAAGTTGCCTCCTCCATTGAATGTGAAGGGTATCCGAATTTTTCTAGGACATGCCGGGTTTTATCGAAGATTTATCAAATATTTCTGCAAAGTTGCGAAGCCCTTGAGTAATATACTCAACAAAGGTACGTAA